The following are encoded in a window of Candidatus Bathyarchaeota archaeon genomic DNA:
- a CDS encoding RNA methyltransferase yields MKLRVILLEPEYEGNIGSIARAMKNFGLNELWIVNPKTDIGNESIAFAMHAKDILNNAKIVKEIGLALKGCSYVAGTTSISARRPGNLLRIAITPEVFAKSVLKSKGKIGLIFGRESKGLSNEELSMCDLVVTIPANSRYKTLNIANASAIIFYELFETRRNKTQVSRLESSSEDRNRLLKLFDHITTKTDMSENRKKLANRAFSNIISRSIASSREVTLMIGVLRKILYLIDK; encoded by the coding sequence TTGAAGTTACGAGTAATATTACTTGAGCCTGAATATGAAGGTAATATAGGCAGTATTGCAAGAGCTATGAAAAACTTTGGTCTTAATGAACTGTGGATAGTTAATCCTAAAACTGACATTGGTAATGAATCAATAGCTTTTGCGATGCATGCAAAAGATATTCTAAATAATGCGAAAATTGTAAAAGAAATTGGACTAGCTCTTAAAGGATGCTCTTATGTAGCCGGTACTACATCAATTTCAGCAAGACGTCCAGGCAACCTACTGAGAATTGCAATCACTCCAGAGGTTTTTGCCAAAAGTGTATTAAAATCAAAAGGTAAAATAGGTTTAATTTTCGGAAGAGAGAGCAAAGGATTGTCTAATGAGGAACTCTCAATGTGTGATCTTGTAGTGACAATTCCAGCAAATTCTAGATATAAAACATTGAATATTGCTAATGCATCGGCAATAATTTTTTATGAATTATTCGAAACAAGAAGGAATAAAACTCAAGTTTCTAGATTGGAATCTAGTTCGGAAGACAGAAACAGGTTATTAAAGTTATTTGATCATATAACAACTAAAACAGACATGTCAGAGAACAGGAAAAAACTTGCCAATAGGGCATTCTCAAATATAATCTCTCGAAGCATAGCTTCATCTAGAGAAGTAACTCTAATGATCGGTGTATTAAGGAAAATTCTTTATCTAATTGATAAATAG
- the dph2 gene encoding diphthamide biosynthesis enzyme Dph2, protein MVTFDFEENYVVKEIVKRKARKILLQLPDGLKPNSFRISNLLEKETKATIYVSANPCYGGCDLAIKEAEDLGVDLIVHYAHTPFIMNSKIPVIYVNAKINIENSILDIFKKRIFQQKRVGIAATIQYLHLLDSIKKILESQGYDVVIPPKAGLVEYSGQIIGCEYIHLKQISSKVDFYILIGSKFHSLGASLMLNKPVFSFDPFKEKIEPMDELKNKIIKQRYANIAKAKISNKFGILISTKLGQFNHKTALRIKDLLNKSNKETVIIVIDEVTPDFLSNFTDIDAFVNTTCPRVAIDDYAKFKRPILTIKESLVAMGKLTWESLIDNGFF, encoded by the coding sequence ATGGTCACATTTGATTTTGAAGAAAATTATGTAGTAAAAGAGATCGTTAAAAGAAAGGCAAGAAAAATACTGTTGCAACTTCCTGATGGCCTGAAACCAAATAGTTTTAGGATTTCAAATTTACTCGAGAAAGAAACAAAAGCGACGATTTACGTTTCAGCTAATCCATGTTATGGTGGTTGTGATCTTGCGATCAAGGAAGCAGAAGATCTAGGTGTTGATCTAATCGTTCATTATGCACATACACCATTTATTATGAATTCCAAAATACCAGTAATTTACGTCAACGCAAAAATAAATATTGAAAATTCTATCCTCGATATTTTTAAGAAAAGAATTTTTCAACAAAAGAGAGTTGGAATTGCAGCAACTATTCAATATTTACATTTGCTTGATAGCATTAAAAAAATTCTTGAATCGCAAGGTTATGATGTAGTGATTCCACCCAAAGCTGGTTTAGTTGAGTACTCAGGTCAAATAATTGGATGCGAATATATTCATTTAAAACAAATTTCCTCAAAAGTTGACTTTTACATATTGATCGGGAGTAAATTTCATTCTCTTGGAGCATCTTTAATGCTTAATAAACCCGTATTCTCATTTGATCCATTCAAAGAAAAAATAGAACCTATGGACGAGTTGAAAAATAAAATCATCAAGCAAAGATATGCCAATATAGCAAAAGCTAAGATTTCAAATAAATTTGGCATTCTTATTAGCACAAAATTAGGGCAGTTCAATCATAAAACAGCATTAAGAATTAAGGATTTACTAAATAAATCAAATAAAGAAACTGTAATTATTGTTATTGATGAAGTTACACCAGACTTCCTGAGTAATTTTACAGATATTGACGCCTTTGTTAATACAACCTGTCCTAGAGTTGCTATTGATGATTATGCGAAATTCAAAAGACCGATACTAACAATAAAGGAAAGCTTGGTGGCAATGGGCAAACTAACTTGGGAGTCTTTAATCGATAATGGATTCTTTTAA
- a CDS encoding 50S ribosomal protein L16 yields MKGKSYRVIVGQPYTRHKFIRGNPASKIVKFTMGDAKGKFKHKVSLLAQNPVQIRHNALEAARIVANKIMTDKLGENEYMLQMRIYPHNILRENKMIATAGADRLQEGMRRSFGKPIGRAARIKENQPIIDVCVNEEGLNIAKEALKSSAMKLPTACRIEIIKLE; encoded by the coding sequence TTGAAGGGAAAAAGTTACAGAGTAATTGTAGGGCAGCCATATACAAGACACAAATTCATCCGTGGAAACCCCGCGTCCAAGATAGTTAAATTTACGATGGGAGATGCAAAAGGTAAATTTAAACATAAAGTGTCATTATTAGCACAAAATCCTGTGCAAATAAGGCATAATGCACTTGAAGCTGCTCGCATAGTAGCTAATAAAATAATGACGGATAAATTAGGTGAAAATGAGTATATGCTTCAAATGCGAATATACCCACACAATATATTAAGAGAAAATAAGATGATAGCAACAGCTGGAGCAGATAGACTTCAAGAAGGTATGAGGAGGTCATTTGGAAAACCTATTGGGAGAGCCGCAAGAATTAAAGAAAATCAACCTATCATAGATGTTTGTGTGAATGAAGAGGGTTTGAATATTGCCAAGGAAGCATTGAAAAGTAGTGCAATGAAATTACCTACAGCATGCAGAATAGAAATTATTAAACTTGAATGA